The Miscanthus floridulus cultivar M001 chromosome 7, ASM1932011v1, whole genome shotgun sequence genome includes a region encoding these proteins:
- the LOC136467820 gene encoding ethylene-responsive transcription factor ERF014 has product MVKGAQLQDAAVDGAARNAVAARQGAGAGAGCGSGGGGGRRQYKGVRMRSWGSWVSEIRAPNQKTRIWLGSYSTAEAAARAYDAALLCLKGSAADLNFPLHLPFHIPAAAMSPKSIQRVAAAAAANATCSPLQAGASTAAAAPYSASTAANDGATPPCSYYGDASSGVSSPETGNTDLCYDGMDMAGDADFAALADMEAFFQSPKCMEYGMMDPCSTFFAPVPMATDAANEWEEEGEINLWSFSSLN; this is encoded by the coding sequence ATGGTGAAGGGCGCGCAGCTTCAGGACGCGGCGGTCGACGGCGCCGCCCGCAATGCGGTGGCGGCGAGGCAGggcgccggcgcgggcgcgggctgcggcagcggcggcggcggcggcaggaggcAGTACAAGGGCGTGCGGATGCGGAGCTGGGGCTCCTGGGTGTCGGAGATCCGGGCGCCCAACCAGAAGACCAGGATTTGGCTCGGCTCCTACTCCACCGCCGAGGCCGCCGCGCGCGCCTACGATGCCGCCCTGCTCTGCCTCAAGGGCTCCGCCGCCGACCTCAACTTCCCCTTGCACCTCCCGTTCCACATCCCCGCCGCCGCCATGTCGCCCAAGTCCATCCAGCgcgtcgccgccgcggccgccgccaatGCCACCTGCAGCCCGCTGCAGGCCGGCGCCtccaccgcggcggcggcgccctacTCGGCCTCCACGGCCGCCAACGACGGCGCCACGCCTCCGTGCAGCTACTACGGCGACGCGTCGTCGGGCGTGAGCTCACCGGAGACCGGGAACACTGACCTGTGCTACGACGGCatggacatggcgggcgacgccGACTTCGCCGCGCTCGCGGACATGGAGGCCTTCTTCCAGTCGCCCAAGTGCATGGAGTACGGCATGATGGACCCATGCAGCACGTTCTTCGCACCAGTGCCCATGGCGACGGACGCGGCCAACGAGTGGGAGGAGGAAGGTGAGATCAACCTCTGGAGCTTCTCGTCCCTCAACTGA